A genomic stretch from Numida meleagris isolate 19003 breed g44 Domestic line chromosome 2, NumMel1.0, whole genome shotgun sequence includes:
- the YES1 gene encoding tyrosine-protein kinase Yes, producing the protein MGCIKSKEDKGPAMKYRTDNTPEPVSSHVSHYGSDSSQATQSPAIKGSAVNFNSHSMTPFGGPSGMTPFGGASSSFSAVPSPYPSTLTGGVTVFVALYDYEARTTDDLSFKKGERFQIINNTEGDWWEARSIATGKTGYIPSNYVAPADSIQAEEWYFGKMGRKDAERLLLNPGNQRGIFLVRESETTKGAYSLSIRDWDEVRGDNVKHYKIRKLDNGGYYITTRAQFESLQKLVKHYREHADGLCHKLTTVCPTVKPQTQGLAKDAWEIPRESLRLEVKLGQGCFGEVWMGTWNGTTKVAIKTLKPGTMMPEAFLQEAQIMKKLRHDKLVPLYAVVSEEPIYIVTEFMTKGSLLDFLKEGEGKYLKLPQLVDMAAQIADGMAYIERMNYIHRDLRAANILVGDNLVCKIADFGLARLIEDNEYTARQGAKFPIKWTAPEAALYGRFTIKSDVWSFGILLTELVTKGRVPYPGMVNREVLEQVERGYRMPCPQGCPESLHELMKLCWKKDPDERPTFEYIQSFLEDYFTATEPQYQPGDNL; encoded by the exons atggggtgcattaaaagcaaagaagataAAGGTCCAGCCATGAAATACAGGACGGATAACACTCCAGAACCTGTTAGTTCCCACGTCAGCCATTACGGGTCAGACTCCAGCCAAGCAACACAGTCACCGGCAATAAAGGGATCAGCAGTTAATTTCAACAGTCATTCCATGACTCCTTTTGGAGGGCCCTCAGGAATGACACCCTTTGGAGGAGCATCgtcttcattttcagctgtgccAAGTCCATATCCCAGTACTTTAACAG gtgGTGTTACTGTATTTGTGGCCTTATACGATTATGAAGCTAGAACTACAGATGACCTTTCTTTTAAGAAAGGTGAACGGTTCCAGATAATAAACAACAC GGAAGGCGACTGGTGGGAAGCAAGATCCATTGCTACGGGAAAAACAGGCTACATCCCAAGCAATTACGTAGCTCCTGCAGACTCCATTCAAGCGGAAGA GTGGTATTTTGGTAAAATGGGcaggaaagatgcagaaagaCTACTTTTAAATCCTGGGAACCAGCGTGGTATTTTCTTAGTAAGAGAGAGTGAAACCACTAAAG GTGCTTACTCCCTTTCCATACGTGACTGGGATGAGGTCAGAGGTGATAATGTGAAACACtacaaaatcagaaaacttGACAATGGTGGATACTATATCACAACCAGAGCACAATTTGAATCTCTACAGAAGTTGGTGAAGCACTACAGAG AACATGCTGATGGACTGTGTCATAAGCTAACAACTGTATGTCCCACTGTGAAACCACAAACACAGGGACTAGCAAAAGATGCCTGGGAAATTCCTAGAGAGTCTTTGAGGCTGGAAGTTAAGTTGGGCCAAGGATGTTTTGGAGAAGTATGGATGG GAACCTGGAATGGAACCACAAAAGTTGCAATCAAGACACTTAAACCTGGTACAATGATGCCCGAAGCTTTCCTTCAGGAGGCTCAGATCATGAAGAAATTACGGCACGACAAGCTTGTTCCACTGTATGCCGTTGTTTCTGAGGAACCAATCTACATAGTCACTGAATTCATGACAAAAG GCAGCTTACTAGACTTCCtaaaagaaggagaagggaagtaCTTAAAACTCCCACAGCTGGTGGACATGGCTGCTCAG attgcTGATGGCATGGCTTACATTGAAAGAATGAACTACATCCACAGGGATCTCCGGGCAGCCAACATTCTTGTAGGAGACAATCTTGTGTGTAAAATAGCAGACTTTGGTCTAGCAAGGTTAATAGAGGACAATGAGTACACTGCAAGGCAAG GAGCTAAATTTCCAATTAAATGGACCGCTCCAGAGGCAGCATTGTATGGTCGGTTTACAATCAAGTCAGATGTGTGGTCATTTGGAATTTTACTGACAGAGCTGGTAACAAAGGGGAGAGTGCCATATCCAG gAATGGTGAATCGGGAAGTTCTGGAACAAGTAGAACGTGGATATAGGATGCCTTGCCCACAAGGCTGCCCAGAATCTCTCCATGAGTTAATGAAACTGTGTTGGAAGAAGGACCCTGATGAGAGACCAACATTTGAATATATACAGTCTTTCCTGGAGGACTACTTTACTGCTACAGAACCACAGTACCAGCCTGGGGACAATTTATAA